The DNA sequence TTgtgaggaggtggagggagaggaggcagaagaggaggaagaggcacCTCCTTGTGGCTGCTTTTCAAGCCTCTGTACCAGCCGCTGCAACTTGGATGTGTCTGAGGTTTGAGTTGAGGTGGTAGGAGAGGATGAGGAAGGGGAGGAGCTGGATGGTTTGGGGAATGGTGGGAAGGGGAAGGGTAGCTGGTGAGGTGACGTGAGATGGGAGGTGGATGGGTGGCCTGGGGGGCGGAGAAGTGCAAGGTGGTGAGGGGAGGTACCTCCAGGAAAGACAATCTTGGGCAGGTGGGCGAGCTGGGAGTAAGGGGAGGTAGAATGGAGGGcagagtgaggaggaggagtgttTTCATCAAATCGCTGCTGCTTTGCTCCTTTAAACTGACTACCcatggaggagggggaggatgaagatgaggaggaagagggcaGGACAGAGCTAGAGCTGGCAGCGGCTGCAGCTGAAGCCCTGTTCAACTGGAGCAGTGAATGGGCAGTGGAGAGCAGCGCCATGTCCACCGAGGGGGGCAAGGGTAGGGAGGAGGGTGACGGACGAGCAGACGCACCAGATAGGAATCCTAAAGCCATGCTCTCTGTCATCCCTCGAACACTTCCTTTCACTCCGTTAAATGGCTCATCATCATCGGCCCGCCTCTTTCGCCTTCTCTGGATGCCCCCTGAAGATGACCCACTCTGCGTTTGCTCTGACAATGCCGGGGGCAGCAGGGAGAGGGACAGCTCTGGGTTCTGCTCTCTGTGTCGCAGGAAATGAGCTTTGAGGTTCCCTCTGGTTGTGAAACGGCTCAAGCAGACCGGACACTGGTAGGGCCTTTCACCTGTGTGAGACCTCAGGTGGATTTGGAGCGACGAATCGCTGCTCAGCACTTTCCCACAGAAGCGGCAGACGTGTTGGGGGCGTCCTGATGAGGAGGTGGAGGTAAGGGAGGAGCTGGACTGGAGATCCTGGGAGTGACTGGTGGTAGGAAGGGGAGGAGTTGGGAAACTAATGCCATTGCTGTGACCAAACGAAGAGGTGTTAGATGATTTCTCATGGAGGTAGCGTGGCGGAAGGCCCAGTGACAAGGACAGTGGATGTAGTGAGGCAACAGAGGAGCTGATGGTGGAAGAAATAGACGAGGAAGAAGAGGATGGCAatgaggaggtagaggaggatgAAGCTCTGCTACCATTAACATGTGACGTGCCTGATTTGGAAGCAGCAGGTTGGGGGAAGAGGGAAGATGGAAGGCTGCCCAAAAGTGATGAGGCTGTGGTTGCTGGAGTGGCAGTAGAGGGATGTGTtggtgatgaagatgatgctCCTGCAGTCTTCTGGTTGGTGTCTGAACTGTTGGTCTGTGCACTATTTTCTTGGCCAAAGACAGCACCTCCAAGTCTTAGAACATGCCTACAGATTTCCTCTGTTATCTGCATCTGGTGGATTTGCCGCTGCTGTAAAACCCTAAGCTCCTCTAAAAGCACCGCCAGGGTTGGTGGCACCTGGATCTGTCCCTGCTCCCCTGGTGAGCTGGAGGCCTGCTGCTGACCCGGACTGGAGCTGTCGCGGTGCGGTGGAACGcactgagaggaggaggaagaggaggaggaggtagtGGTGGTGGCTGAACTTCCCATCGGCGGGGAGGTCATGGTGGAGTGAGAGTCTCCTTGGTGGGAACCAGAGGTTTGACCCACGGGAGGAGGCGAGTGAGTCTGGGAAGACAGCGACGGGTGAGGAAAGTCTGGGGAGAGGGAGGAGTGGGTGTTTGGGAGGGATGTGCTAAAGGGGGCGATGTGGCTGGGCCAGTGGGGAGGAGGTGAACTCTCGCTGGGTAAGGAGGGCGCGTGGAGCCCTCCGGGGGATGGGCGAGGGGCCAGAGGCGTCTGGCAGTCCTGGAGAGAGGTGGGGGATGAGGAGGAAGACCCTGATGAAGTCACTTCTGAGCCCAGAGATGTGGATGGCGACTTTATGCCCAGGTGATCCTCTGTGGATTTACAGGAAAAGAAGATAGCTTTAGAAAATGTGACAACCTGTGTTTCTTTCCACTCTTATGCAACAACCAATCTCCAATGACAGCCCAAATATCCAGTTATGTAAATTCATTAAAACGTTCTGCTTCAGTTACAGATTGTTTGTTCCACTGCTTCCAGTTAGTGTTTAGAAATTTGCAAATTTGTACACGTACTAAAAGATACTGTTACGACTTCAAAAGAAAATGCCTGCAAGGAAATGGCTTTGAACAAGCAAATAAACAAGTGGAAGAAAACTTTGCAGTCTATGAGTCTTTGTGATGTCTTGTCTCAATCTGTGCTCTCTGGAGCAAAACTCCTCAAACAtcttgcacacacaaaaaagcttaCAGACCACCTTGCTGCTATGGCAACACATTTTAGAGGACAATGGGCATCACCAAGACAACCCATAACCCCTCTTAACCCACCCCCTCCCTACAGCAGTTACGTCTTTCATCTCCCTATTCACCCTTCCCCCTTACGTCACAGTGGAGGTTAAGGGTCAGGCCACGCTAAGGGTTCTGGGTACTGTCCAGACACTCTGATTGGTCAACTAATCTGACCTCTGCT is a window from the Acanthochromis polyacanthus isolate Apoly-LR-REF ecotype Palm Island chromosome 23, KAUST_Apoly_ChrSc, whole genome shotgun sequence genome containing:
- the si:ch211-212k18.5 gene encoding sal-like protein 1, translated to MSRRKQKRPQHLVNADPGGPRVLSHEDHLGIKSPSTSLGSEVTSSGSSSSSPTSLQDCQTPLAPRPSPGGLHAPSLPSESSPPPHWPSHIAPFSTSLPNTHSSLSPDFPHPSLSSQTHSPPPVGQTSGSHQGDSHSTMTSPPMGSSATTTTSSSSSSSSQCVPPHRDSSSPGQQQASSSPGEQGQIQVPPTLAVLLEELRVLQQRQIHQMQITEEICRHVLRLGGAVFGQENSAQTNSSDTNQKTAGASSSSPTHPSTATPATTASSLLGSLPSSLFPQPAASKSGTSHVNGSRASSSSTSSLPSSSSSSISSTISSSVASLHPLSLSLGLPPRYLHEKSSNTSSFGHSNGISFPTPPLPTTSHSQDLQSSSSLTSTSSSGRPQHVCRFCGKVLSSDSSLQIHLRSHTGERPYQCPVCLSRFTTRGNLKAHFLRHREQNPELSLSLLPPALSEQTQSGSSSGGIQRRRKRRADDDEPFNGVKGSVRGMTESMALGFLSGASARPSPSSLPLPPSVDMALLSTAHSLLQLNRASAAAAASSSSVLPSSSSSSSSPSSMGSQFKGAKQQRFDENTPPPHSALHSTSPYSQLAHLPKIVFPGGTSPHHLALLRPPGHPSTSHLTSPHQLPFPFPPFPKPSSSSPSSSSPTTSTQTSDTSKLQRLVQRLEKQPQGGASSSSSASSPSTSSQTYAEASGDTHGQDLTTTSSAYRREMLAALGLSPSANAAGLETGQGTSGTKTTTTTPSLPTGQAANQCGVCLRVLSCPRALRLHQATHLGERPFPCKLCGRSFSTKGSLRAHLATHRARPPNARALNSCPLCPRKFTNALVLQHHIRLHLGGQIPPDEDMLPEDGAEAENAVCDDGENDSISSPSKGQQLLPLALTTGSKSPNDAFNSGSTFKQSTDVTVVKTEESDGSTPSVSPPLTRNPPSAGAEDPLCLGDNAPADGCPTNGSVYSEEETHADLGRTSPFKAPIASSHAAVENSEAEDTPLSLCVSKPAVENDLLHTEVNDDEACSTDDPPTSPKLNPKAAKPVPVLTPPASPRAIPETAEACSSASHESQERDAAHSKGKSETATPREVLSVSEPELEKETAKEESHGVPEKPSEDPEPSVAAPPPHTQPSRPDKPYCCSHCGKAYASRSGLKGHMKTHPGASTNTPSKAQTNDNDCVEDRSSQSTSKNPGQLDDKQGLAKSPEKGDSSDPPPISVGSDVAGEAMDTTA